AGTTACAGATCTTGCAGCTAAGGAACAGTGCTCACGCGGCTGCAGCAGCGCAACAGATCCCAGTTGGAGAGCTGCTCGGAAACGGAAGCAGTAATGGACCGAACGTTCCAGCAGCTGTTCCGATAGTCCACGATTGTTCCGCTTTCATCCGACGGCAGGTTGGAGCTGCCGAGATTCTTCACGGGCTTCCATTGAATAACGAGTATGAGTTGATTCCCTTCAACCACTTCACATTCAGTCGAATCTATCCGATCGAGCTTGGGTTGGGAAAAAGAGTTGTCGAAAAGCCTATTGGCTACAAGAGAAGAGACATCCTCGGCGCGCTGAACAAGGCCTTGGAGACCCTCAACAGGAATATCACCACGCCCACGGGAAAGTACACCCTGGATGATTTTTCCGAAGGTATCTATCGGAACGAACCAACAACCGGAACGCAGTACGAGCTGTACTTTCGGACCAAAGATGCCACCCAAAACAAGAGCTCTTCCTCCCACCATGGGAACAATGCGAACGATCACAGCACCACCAAGCTGATCGTGATGCGTCCCTTTGCGCCGATGCAAACGATCCAGATGGAGATTGTGGTGCCCCGGCAGCAGCTGGAAAAAGAACTGATCCATATCATATTGCCCTTGTCGGGGCGAACTTCGACCTTTCAGAGCTTCATGGATAAGTACGTTAAGATTGCGCTCAAACATGATAAACGGGTGCACCTGACGGTGGTGTACTTCGGTGAGGAGGGACTTTCGGAGGCGCGATCGATCATGAGTCGAGTGATTGGGATGAAGAATTCCGGCGGTAACTCTTCCAACTTGAAGCTGCTGGCGCTGAACGAGACCTTCTCCAGGGGTGAGTAGActtaatttatttactttatccATGAAACATTACTATTGGACTTTATTTTCTATCAGTAGTTACCACAAAGAGCTAATGCTATTGGGTTTTGTTTGAATCGCATGAGCTTATCTCTATCTAAAAAAGCTACCAGAGTTCTTTGAGGTAATCCTAAGGAACAAATTTagtcaaaagttgaaagttctttttatttctcGTGAGAAATATAAGATCATTAACAAACACATTGGAAAGCCCTGGACTGGAGCGATCTAAAAAGGCGCTTGCGTTGCGATAAGGGAACCCTGGATTGGTGCTTGGTACTCAAGGCACAAAAGAATGCTCCAGCTCTGCAGGTGTTCGCCAATGCAAACTGGGCGTATGATCCTACCGACAGAGGCGTTCGGTAAGCGGTGCGATCTTCAAGATGTTTGCATGCACCGTGGAATGGATGAGGCGCAAACAGAAGACTGTTGCGTTGTCCTCATCGGAAGCCAAGCTGACTACGGTGTGCAGTGTGGCTTGTCAAGGTGATTGGATGTTGAGATACTTCGAGGATAATCCGTGAACTATAAAGGTTGCGGAAGATACTAAGGACGGTCACCTCAAACATGTTGACGTGAAGTTTCAATACCTGCTGGTGAAACAGAAATGGATTCGTTCGGAGTGTCTCCGAACGAACGGATAGCTGGTAGATGTGATGACGAAGAGGCTACTGAAGACAGCGTTCCTTCGACAATGTGTTAACATGGTGTGGCTGCATAGCTTGACGGGAGGTGGTTTTACGCTGaagtcaatccgtctttttcagggccgaatcagaaacaattttgttcatagcagtacccagacaaccatttggtgggtatttcgaatttgcaacacaaatatacgtgcaaatatacgtgtaaacatatcgtatataatgcagcaaaaccagtatatacgtattacCATATAtaccatataggtacattagcacacaatttcttgatttggattgtattgtcgtaacaaaatcatgcaatgcatctaaatacgataaagaatatgcatgggccgcataTTGTAGGTGCAGaattacgaaaatgagtttaaattacattctatacgatataatctgtaaaataaaatacgacttctggttgtctgggtagcCTTTAAAATCAGCgcccctgtgccaatccgtctttctaccggatgCTACTTCCTAAGCAAATTCGTCTTTTTTCACCATaaggccaaatcacaacaaacaatcatcaGAAGCTTCCCTCAATTCTGTGCTCCCTAAACCAATCCGTTTTaatccaccagaaggccaaatcaaaacaaagaatcagcagcagcctaaaaTCTGCGGTGTCTATAGAGTCCCAACGGGCGTTTAAAAGCAACTTcgtattataaaaactttgaagtagatttaaaggctaaaatctacttttttcgaacttcaaaacgtgtttgcataaataaacacatcgttacttgggaaacaactatatgaagtacacattaagttccggaagaactttttaacagcttgaaagtgggaattaagtggaaataaagaacctgaaagtcgttttaaagaaaatcatcacatcgagtaaaatcgttgcctactcatgatgttcatatagggcaacaagtatggatctcaactttcaagcggcgagctcgggttcgaggcttggtaagaacatgttttttaaaggtAATGTGAGTTAATAACAAATATggttgattaatatgaatcaaataGGCGGACTTGGgaaggcaattgaaggagcgaaagagtaattttttcaattttttatgctgcttgtaaagtggattttgaagctggttagaagttgtttggcgatttatgcaaactttttttcaactttaaagttcgtttaactacttaaaaattgagctgaaaagaagttgtattagcatactcgattaagctgattaaacctgatagaggaatgttatccgaacttttggttgcttgggtaagccaatccgtcaaaacaaacaatcagcagcagtagcttttaaaatctgcgcttcctacgTCTACCTGTCTTTTCCCACCGGAGGGCCGAATCACAACAACCAATTAGCAGCAGAAAGCCTTAGATTTAGCgcctcctaagccaattccgtctttaaccacaccggaaggccaaatcgaacAAACAGTTAGAAGCAGTAGCTTTacaaatttgcgcttcctaagccaattcttcttttttacattggaaggccaaatcacaactagcaatcagcagcagcagcctttaaaaccAGCGCTCTCTGTGTCCACCTTTCTACCGGAtaccgaatcagaaacaaatttttcgtagcAAAAACCTGAATGAATGCTTCTGTACCGATCCATTCGTAAATATGTATTGGATTTGACGTATTTGACGTCTTAAAATTAATGGCTGTTAGCTTTACGCCTTGCTAGCTAAGCTTTCATACTAAGATTAATTTACATGTCAATATGAGAATCTAGGAAAAATTGTGCTATTGATCTCAATACAACAATGTGTTTTTGCTTCAAAATCGATGTAATATCTGCTACCTGTCGTCGTTCCGTTAGTTCCACCATTAGGCTTCTTCACTTGTTCTCATACGTTGAGCATTCAAACAGCAGATGTTGCGGGTCTGCTGAAACTGCTCCGCAACTGCAGCAAGCATCTTGAATAATCCTGTTTCTGGCCAGGTGCGCCGGCAAACGAGAGTGGTTACTGatcaatttattattgattGTTAGTTCTCTTCGACGTAAGATTTCTCCTATCCACCAAGGTCTTATTTGTACTTTCGGCAAGATACCGTAACAATATCTCCCTTTCAATCCACTATTCCAACGTTGTTGCCATACTCCCAGCTGGCGAACCTCCGAGGGAAATGTAATATCATAGTGATTGAAGGTATAAGATGAGGGATTGCCATATCCAGTGGCTTCCTTAGCCAGTTGATCCGCAGATTCATTCATCGCGATTCCTTGATGAGCTGGTACCCACAACAGAGTTATTTCATAACCTAATCGTTCCATTTGTATAATCTGTTCTTGGATCATGAACCATACTTCTGGCAAATAAGCTCTGCTTCTCTTATTGGCCAGATATGGTAGAGCACTCATACTGTCGGATAGTAGCACATATTTTCCACGCGGCAGATTGTTGATACACGATATACCGTCTCTTATCGTTAATATCTGTGCAATGAAAACCGTACAATAATCAGGTAGCTTTATTTTAACCGAAATCTGCTGGTCAAAGGTGACAAGAGCATACTCGGTACCGTGTTTCGTTTTGGATCCATCTGTTGCTAAAGTTTTGTAGTCTGTGTATTTATTTGTCAAGTATTCTTCCACTAATGCACAGATACTGTCTTGTCTCGAGTAGATGGAGGAGCTAGATTCTTAAGAAACTTATAAAGAAGGTCCTCGTTTCGTAATTGAGAGGCTTTTCTGTAGTTGCCTTTAAATGTCTTTGCCATTTTCCACATTTTACTCAGCGCAGTTTGGCTATTCCAGGATTCGCAGAGCTTTCGCCACGACTCCTGCTTCTTTGTTTTGAGCATAGTTTTAGACTTAGTTTCGGCAGCTAGATATGCTTTTGGGTGTCACGGTGGTATGCGTTGCGTCTCCATGCTCTAAATTTACAACTCATATCGTTACTGCTAATGTAAGCTCGGAATCCCAAAAAGGTTAACTAGGCCGATTCCGATGGATGGATTGTCTATCATTAGATGAGGAAACCAGACTTCCGTTGATAGATGACACAAACTCGTCGTATGGCATGTTTCGGTTGGCTTCGACACGTTCAGTCATATTGTCACTGAACATAGTCCAGTTTATCTTGCTGAGATTGGGCTTTGCAGGGTATGTGCATTCTCCTCTGATGTCCAAATCGAATAAGATAGGCGCATGATTGTTAGTGAATAAGGCATCCAGTGTATCCCAACTCGAGTTGAGACTAGTGTCAGCAGATACAATTGTAAAATCTTCCCATTATTGATAACGACCAGATTAGCTTCGTTGATTGTTGCTTCCAAATGTCGGCCTCGTGTATTCGTATCCTGGAATCCCCACATCATATGTTTAGCGTTGAAATCGCCTGCTATTACACATGGTTGAGGTACCTCTGAGAGAAAGGTTTCCAATTCTTCCGGCGTTATTCGGTCTTGGGGACGAATATACACCGAGCAAACGGTGAGTGTACTCCTTCCAAATTTCACCAGGCATGCCACGGCTTGTATTGAAGTCGGTCGTTGTAAGATGTTTGTTGAATAGAGTCCTTTGTTGCAGATGATGGCTACACCCATAGAATTACAGTCGAGCCGATACATCTCCATATTGTGTATCCCAAAGCGCATAAATATGTTGGTCCAGGTGAGTCTCGGAAAAAAGGCAATAGTCATTTGGTTTTAAGTGATGAAGTGAGGAACTTTTCTTACCGCGCCCCTACAGTTCCACTGTAGAAACCGCAGGGGAATATACGATGGAGAGCCTGATGTTTATCATAAGCGCAGTATGAACTCCTGTATCCCGTCTGAAATGGAACGGCTTGCATTTTGTTTGTACGTCTCGATAATCAGCATCGAAGTACTTTTCCAGTATTTTTTGGATAGTCTCGTCTACAACTTGGGACTGTAGTGATTCATTGATGACGTTTTCAAGTTTGTTGTCTACACATAATTGCAATTGTGGAGGACCCACGCAAACTGAAATCGAGGTTCCACTGACAGAGCTAACTCGGGGCTTTTTGGGCACGACTCACTTATAGGTGAGTCATGAGAGAGTGAAGGAAATGCTTCGTTATTGAAAACAACCGGGAAAGATGTTGACTCATTCGAAGTCGACGGCTTGGCTAGGGCTTCAAATCAATTGGTTTTACCTTGTGAAAAGGTGGTCTGCTTCACTCGCATTTCATCTTGTTGTTTTAGTGAACATGGGACATTTGTTTCGTTCGTCGGTGGAGTGTTCCCCAGAACAGTTAACACATTTAGGGTCATTCGTGGGACATCAGTGAACATCAGCAATGGGAGTTTGTATGCAGCGATTGCAGCGTTTCGCACTACGACAATTGTTCTCGTGGTGAGCGAATCGCCAACACTTACGACAATGCCTAATGGGGTATAGGTACGGTTTGATGGGATACAATACTTTACCAAACTCGACATGAGTAGGTGAGTGAGTGCCCGAAAAAGTGAACACTACTGTCCACAATAAAGTAGTCGTTACTCCCACTTTTCTCGTGATCCGTCTGGATTCaataatttgattattattGTCTTGGTTAGCTCTTGCCTTATCAAATGGATTCGCATGCTCGAGCTCCGAGTCGGAGACTTCAGGGTCGATGTATGCGACTCCCAAACACTCGCAAAACCTTTGGGGAATGTACAGCTTAGTATTGGGATACTCTTTAGAAACTAACGCATTGGCATCGATGCGATTTTCCATGAGGATTTTGGTCTTCCTTCTTGAAATGGCGACTGCTTTGATATAACCTCCTCCAAAATCTTTATGGATCAGCGCGGATAGATAAGCTTCCTCCACCTTCCTTCTGGAGCTTCAGCGATTACCACAAAGGGCCCGGTAAAATTTGCGGCATATTTACGGATGCGCTTATGTGGTTCCCTTGAATCAGATAGACTTATGATTTGGCACAAACTGTAAAGTTTGTCAGATAGCTGTTAACTCAACGAAAGCTGAGAGCGAACTGTGTCGAACAGCTTAGGCGTCGAAGTTGGgatttattttgcttcaaatatttGTACCTATCGACGAAATAGGTCACAATTCACCCACTTAGAGGGTCTTCAAGCATTTtcgggaagaaaaaaaaacatgaaaacaagTACTTTTTCCACTCCAACGATCCTTACTAATTTGATTAATTAGCTTTTGGGTTCAATATTTTACCCAAAAGCTTTCAACCAACAATGAAGGTAGTTTAGAGTGGATTTAAGTCGCATGCCAATTCATTTTCATAAGTGACAGTTTAAACTTGTAGGTACATTCATTGTAATTTATATAGGATTCTATGCATTTGTACTTTCAGAAATTCAACAGATCTAACATCAATTAAACAAGGGTTTTACTCAATTtgctttatttatttctttgcAACAGCAAAAGCACTGCGCGTCGGCGCCGAAAAAGTCTGGAGCAGCAATGTAAATAAGGACAAGGACGTGCTGCTCTTCATGTGTGATGTAGATATAGTATTTAGTGCAAAATTCCTAGATAGATGCCGCTGGAACACCAAACCGAATAAAAAGGTGAGCGGTTGGTTTGAGGGGAGGGactattttttgtctttttttttaaacgaattgaGAATTTTGGAGTTTTGTTAAGGTGTTTTCTAGATGTTAATAtgctttttgttttaatttatctaAACAGGTCTACTACCCGGTGGTCTTCAGCTTGTATAACCCACACGTGGTTTACACGTTGCAAGGTAAGGAAGTTCCGCCGGAAACCGACCAGTTGGTCATTTCCAAGGATTCTGGCTTCTGGAGAGACTTCGGCTACGGAATGACCTGCCAGTATCGGTCGGATTTCCTCAAGGTGCGCGGATTCGACGAAGAGATCATCGGCTGGGGTGGTGAAGATGTGATGCTGTACCGGAAGTACGTTCGGTCGCACATAAAGGTGATTCGGGCGACAGATCCGGGTATCTTCCACATCTGGCATCCAAAGATCTGCACCGGGGTCACTCCGGGCCAGAAGCTTTCGGTCGATCAGTATCGAGCGTGCATCCGATCGAGGGCGTTGAATGAAGCGTCGCATGCCCAGCTGGGATTTCTGGCCTTCCGGGACGACATTGTGGCCAACGAGGGCAAAATGATGCTAGCTGGGGGGAAATATGGAGCGGCGTCGAACAAAACTAAGGTTAGCAAATTTGTGGGCAACGGGGTGGGGAAATATGGTGCTGCAAGCGGGGGGGATATGGACAAGAAAGTTACAACGACTAATAGCAGTAGAAAGAGCACATGATCTTTTATGATCCAGCATCAGGAAAGCATCTGGAGGATAGAGTTTTAGGTTAAGGCTCTTGTTAAGGA
This sequence is a window from Uranotaenia lowii strain MFRU-FL chromosome 3, ASM2978415v1, whole genome shotgun sequence. Protein-coding genes within it:
- the LOC129751190 gene encoding chondroitin sulfate N-acetylgalactosaminyltransferase 1; amino-acid sequence: MVRMAGSKLLARLLLLISSVTLVSLLALTRCGLGGLIANENGIVVGRDVSGSSGGAAGSDEEYVAVSGMQLRSGIVVDQQDSPAVQSARYTANDEQASGYLQMLQQREEENLKEVAKLTAEIKALKLQILQLRNSAHAAAAAQQIPVGELLGNGSSNGPNVPAAVPIVHDCSAFIRRQVGAAEILHGLPLNNEYELIPFNHFTFSRIYPIELGLGKRVVEKPIGYKRRDILGALNKALETLNRNITTPTGKYTLDDFSEGIYRNEPTTGTQYELYFRTKDATQNKSSSSHHGNNANDHSTTKLIVMRPFAPMQTIQMEIVVPRQQLEKELIHIILPLSGRTSTFQSFMDKYVKIALKHDKRVHLTVVYFGEEGLSEARSIMSRVIGMKNSGGNSSNLKLLALNETFSRAKALRVGAEKVWSSNVNKDKDVLLFMCDVDIVFSAKFLDRCRWNTKPNKKVYYPVVFSLYNPHVVYTLQGKEVPPETDQLVISKDSGFWRDFGYGMTCQYRSDFLKVRGFDEEIIGWGGEDVMLYRKYVRSHIKVIRATDPGIFHIWHPKICTGVTPGQKLSVDQYRACIRSRALNEASHAQLGFLAFRDDIVANEGKMMLAGGKYGAASNKTKVSKFVGNGVGKYGAASGGDMDKKVTTTNSSRKST